A section of the Terriglobales bacterium genome encodes:
- a CDS encoding VanZ family protein gives MSESATHKFLRYWLPALLWLSLIASTSSNAFSWENTGSILEWLLSALSLRLSAEHLYLLHFSIRKAAHFTEYLIMSFLWYRAGQSGRKEWRRSSALLALGVCLALASADEYHQTFLLSRTGAFRDVLLDFSGALCMQLVIAWRARRTAPAA, from the coding sequence GTGTCTGAGTCCGCGACCCACAAGTTCCTGCGCTACTGGCTGCCCGCGCTGCTGTGGCTGAGCCTCATCGCTTCCACCTCCAGCAACGCTTTTTCCTGGGAGAATACGGGCAGCATCCTGGAGTGGCTGCTCTCCGCGCTCTCTCTCCGGCTGAGCGCGGAGCATCTCTACCTGCTCCACTTTTCCATCCGCAAGGCCGCTCACTTCACCGAGTACCTGATCATGAGCTTCCTGTGGTACCGCGCCGGGCAGAGCGGACGGAAGGAGTGGCGGCGCTCCTCGGCGCTGCTGGCGCTGGGAGTGTGCCTGGCGCTGGCCTCTGCGGACGAATACCACCAGACCTTCCTGCTCTCGCGCACCGGCGCCTTCCGCGACGTGCTGCTGGATTTCTCGGGGGCGCTGTGCATGCAGTTGGTGATCGCGTGGCGGGCGCGGCGCACCGCCCCTGCCGCCTGA
- the guaB gene encoding IMP dehydrogenase: protein MIHFPVPEALTFDDVLLLPARSDVVPATVDTRTRLTRNITLNIPVVSAAMDTVTEAPMAIAIAQQGGLGIVHRNLSIEQQAAEVDKVKRSESGMIVDPITMSPEDKIADAMEVMRKYRISGVPITKNKKLVGILTNRDLRFETRTDIPIAKVMTKENLITVPVGTTLEDAEAILHKHRVEKLLVVDKNYNLKGLITVKDIQKKLKYPSACKDSHGRLRVGAAIGATGDFLERAQEMVKAKVDVLAIDSAHGHSTRVLEAIQAVKSKLPEVELMAGNVGTFDGACELVKCGADAIKVGIGPGSICTTRIVTGAGVPQITAIAEAYRATKEAGVPIIADGGIKFSGDITKALAAGASVVMIGSLLAGTDESPGETILYQGRSFKSYRGMGSLSAMAMGSSERYAQSVEEGNGDASTALVENGEANRLAKLVPEGIEGRVPYRGPLATMVQQLVGGLRSGMGYVGCGTIAELQQKARFVRISGAGLRESHVHDVIITREAPNYRLE, encoded by the coding sequence ATGATCCACTTTCCCGTACCGGAAGCCCTGACTTTCGACGACGTGCTGTTGCTGCCGGCGCGCAGCGACGTGGTGCCCGCCACCGTGGACACGCGCACCCGCCTCACCCGCAACATCACCCTGAACATCCCGGTGGTCAGCGCCGCCATGGACACGGTGACCGAGGCCCCCATGGCCATCGCCATCGCCCAGCAGGGCGGGCTGGGCATCGTCCACCGCAACCTCTCCATCGAGCAGCAGGCCGCCGAGGTGGACAAGGTGAAGCGCTCGGAGAGCGGCATGATCGTGGATCCCATCACCATGTCGCCCGAGGACAAGATCGCCGACGCCATGGAGGTCATGCGCAAGTACCGCATCTCCGGCGTCCCCATCACCAAGAACAAGAAGCTGGTGGGCATCCTCACCAACCGCGACCTGCGCTTCGAGACCCGCACCGACATCCCCATCGCCAAGGTCATGACCAAGGAGAACCTCATCACCGTGCCCGTGGGCACGACGCTCGAGGACGCCGAGGCCATCCTGCACAAGCACCGGGTGGAGAAGCTGCTGGTGGTGGACAAGAACTACAACCTCAAGGGCCTGATCACGGTCAAGGACATCCAGAAGAAGCTGAAGTACCCCAGCGCCTGCAAGGACTCGCACGGGCGGCTGCGGGTGGGCGCGGCCATCGGGGCCACCGGCGACTTCCTGGAGCGCGCCCAGGAGATGGTGAAGGCCAAGGTGGACGTGCTGGCCATCGACAGCGCCCACGGCCACTCCACTCGCGTGCTGGAGGCCATCCAGGCGGTGAAGTCGAAGCTCCCCGAGGTGGAATTGATGGCGGGCAACGTGGGCACCTTCGACGGCGCCTGCGAACTGGTGAAGTGCGGCGCCGACGCCATCAAGGTGGGCATCGGCCCGGGCTCCATCTGCACCACCCGCATCGTCACCGGAGCGGGCGTGCCCCAGATCACCGCCATCGCCGAGGCTTACCGCGCCACCAAGGAAGCGGGCGTGCCCATCATCGCCGACGGCGGCATCAAGTTTTCCGGCGACATCACCAAGGCGCTGGCCGCGGGCGCCAGCGTGGTCATGATCGGCTCGCTGCTGGCCGGCACCGACGAGAGCCCGGGCGAGACCATCCTCTACCAGGGACGCTCCTTCAAGTCCTACCGCGGCATGGGCTCGCTCTCGGCCATGGCCATGGGCTCGAGCGAGCGTTACGCGCAGTCGGTGGAAGAGGGCAACGGCGACGCTTCCACCGCGCTGGTGGAGAACGGCGAGGCCAACCGCCTGGCCAAGCTGGTGCCCGAGGGCATCGAGGGACGCGTGCCCTACCGCGGCCCCTTGGCCACCATGGTGCAGCAACTGGTGGGCGGGCTGCGCTCGGGCATGGGCTACGTGGGCTGCGGCACCATCGCCGAGCTGCAGCAGAAGGCGCGCTTCGTGCGCATCTCGGGAGCGGGACTGCGCGAGAGCCACGTGCACGACGTCATCATCACCCGCGAGGCCCCCAACTATCGCCTGGAGTAA
- the rplQ gene encoding 50S ribosomal protein L17 has translation MRHLKAGWKLGRNTAHRRALLRNLVTSLILEDRIETTVPKAKAMRPHVDKMITLGKRGDLAARRLALGYLMTRAAVDRLFDVVAPRVGDRPGGYTRIVRSGWQKGDGADKAFVELVGSEKVQEEKRHKRAEVRAKKVEERKKALEEAEAQAKAEQEAAAPPEEKKEE, from the coding sequence ATGCGCCACCTGAAAGCAGGCTGGAAACTCGGACGGAACACCGCCCACCGGCGCGCGCTGCTGCGCAACCTGGTGACCTCGCTCATCCTCGAGGACCGCATCGAGACCACCGTCCCCAAGGCCAAGGCCATGCGTCCCCACGTGGACAAGATGATCACCCTGGGCAAGCGCGGCGACCTGGCGGCGCGCCGCCTGGCCCTCGGCTATCTCATGACCCGGGCCGCGGTGGACCGCCTCTTCGACGTGGTGGCGCCGCGCGTCGGCGACCGCCCCGGCGGCTACACCCGCATCGTCCGCAGCGGCTGGCAGAAGGGCGACGGCGCCGACAAGGCCTTCGTCGAGCTGGTGGGCAGCGAGAAGGTGCAGGAAGAGAAGCGCCACAAGCGCGCCGAGGTCCGCGCCAAGAAGGTCGAGGAGCGCAAGAAGGCCCTGGAAGAAGCCGAGGCCCAGGCCAAGGCCGAGCAGGAAGCGGCTGCGCCGCCCGAGGAGAAGAAGGAAGAGTAA